One window from the genome of Roseinatronobacter sp. S2 encodes:
- a CDS encoding TadE/TadG family type IV pilus assembly protein — MTPQGKIRQPIQLFRAGEKGAVAVEFALIAPLLIALVFGTISFGYLFGVSHSVQQLAAEAARVSVKGLEDDEREELAKDYIINAKLRYPLLRQDAISWTVDVTDGALADVQVTVIYAVDGSLLELANSLFGLGISEIVGRAYLAY; from the coding sequence ATGACCCCGCAAGGCAAAATAAGGCAGCCCATCCAATTATTTCGCGCAGGTGAGAAAGGTGCTGTCGCGGTCGAATTTGCCCTGATTGCGCCGCTGCTGATTGCATTGGTGTTCGGAACCATCAGCTTTGGATATCTGTTCGGCGTGTCGCATTCCGTCCAGCAGCTTGCTGCCGAAGCGGCCCGCGTTTCGGTGAAGGGGCTGGAAGACGATGAACGCGAAGAGCTTGCGAAGGATTATATCATAAACGCGAAGCTACGTTACCCGCTGCTGCGTCAGGATGCGATCAGTTGGACTGTTGACGTGACCGACGGCGCGCTGGCCGATGTGCAGGTGACGGTCATCTACGCGGTTGACGGGTCGCTGCTTGAACTGGCCAACAGTCTTTTCGGGTTGGGTATATCTGAAATCGTGGGGAGGGCCTATCTTGCCTATTAA
- a CDS encoding type II secretion system F family protein has product MFDADIYPFVLAAVALGVIVFAIGALISATTAGAQHDKRIARAIGRENTRRPRSISPSLATGAIGALRGIAASIGERLTIMSGGEARRSGAFLASAGFDGRDAVVIYAFVKTIVPGLCCIAGLIWIALFPSAGTSLVFQVALVAGFGLFLSKATDVLIGLRRNRRLAAIRDGLPDMLELFVIASEAGLGAQPSLERVARELKALHRELATELSRVLNELKVNNDRKKVFDDLAIRVPLVEIGQFTQTILQAERHGTPFSTAIRTLVREQRADRLFRVEEKAARLPVLMTIPLVFLIMPAVFVVLVGPAVIRVLDNIIGGM; this is encoded by the coding sequence ATGTTTGATGCGGACATCTATCCCTTTGTTCTGGCAGCGGTTGCCTTGGGTGTCATCGTGTTTGCCATTGGCGCGCTGATATCTGCAACGACCGCTGGTGCGCAGCACGACAAGCGTATTGCGCGCGCAATCGGGCGTGAAAATACGCGCAGGCCCCGCAGCATCAGCCCATCCCTGGCAACCGGTGCCATAGGGGCCTTGCGCGGTATTGCCGCCAGTATAGGGGAGCGCCTGACAATCATGAGCGGTGGAGAGGCGCGCCGCAGCGGCGCGTTTCTGGCATCGGCCGGATTCGACGGGCGTGACGCAGTGGTTATCTATGCATTCGTCAAGACCATCGTGCCGGGGTTGTGTTGTATTGCCGGTTTGATCTGGATTGCGCTTTTCCCGTCTGCGGGAACCAGCCTTGTTTTTCAGGTGGCATTGGTTGCGGGGTTCGGGCTCTTCCTGTCCAAGGCGACAGACGTTCTGATTGGCCTGCGCCGGAACCGGCGGCTTGCGGCCATTCGCGATGGCTTGCCGGATATGCTGGAACTGTTTGTCATTGCCTCCGAGGCGGGGTTGGGTGCGCAGCCATCGCTGGAACGTGTCGCGCGGGAATTGAAGGCGCTGCACCGCGAACTTGCGACGGAATTAAGCCGCGTTCTGAATGAATTGAAGGTGAATAATGACCGCAAGAAAGTGTTTGATGATCTTGCGATCCGCGTGCCCCTTGTTGAAATAGGGCAGTTCACGCAAACAATATTACAAGCCGAACGCCATGGAACGCCATTCAGCACCGCAATCAGAACGCTGGTGCGCGAACAGCGCGCCGACCGCCTGTTCCGGGTCGAAGAAAAGGCCGCGCGATTGCCTGTTCTTATGACGATCCCGCTTGTGTTCCTGATTATGCCCGCAGTGTTTGTCGTGCTTGTTGGCCCCGCCGTCATCCGCGTGCTTGATAACATCATCGGGGGGATGTGA
- a CDS encoding type II secretion system F family protein → MVMTLLLFLGILLTLTSFGLLAIISLDRKRQGRAIRISRALDSQAVAAFASTKGATRGERARRTARFGWRGLALDAALQKAGIALRSGDFLGLILVGAIGSAAFAHFIMLMPPMAGIVAGLVASSMAGWSILCISTARRASAFAAQMPTALDTFARALRAGRPVSDALDVVVQNTQAPLKLEMEKCRDMLALGHSLNETLRRLADRVDVPEVRFFSVATHLQSETGGNLVETIEHLAEQLRERLKLKKKIRALSAEARASAMILGALPFAIAAVLFAINADYLLPLVQDARGRAMTGLGLASLAAGMLVLFRMGRLDV, encoded by the coding sequence TGACGCTTACGTCATTTGGATTGCTGGCAATCATATCGCTGGACCGGAAGCGGCAAGGGCGGGCAATCCGCATCAGCCGCGCATTGGACAGTCAGGCTGTTGCCGCATTCGCAAGCACCAAGGGTGCGACACGGGGCGAAAGGGCACGCAGAACGGCGCGGTTCGGCTGGCGCGGGCTGGCGCTGGATGCCGCGCTTCAAAAGGCGGGCATCGCGCTTCGCAGTGGTGATTTTCTGGGGTTAATCCTTGTCGGGGCAATCGGTAGTGCCGCATTCGCGCATTTCATCATGCTGATGCCGCCCATGGCTGGCATCGTTGCCGGTTTGGTTGCATCCAGCATGGCGGGCTGGTCAATTCTGTGCATTTCGACTGCCAGGCGCGCAAGTGCCTTTGCTGCACAAATGCCGACAGCGCTTGATACATTTGCGCGCGCCCTTCGGGCGGGGCGGCCAGTGTCAGATGCGCTGGATGTCGTTGTCCAGAACACGCAAGCGCCGCTGAAGCTGGAGATGGAAAAATGCCGCGATATGCTGGCCCTTGGCCATAGCCTGAACGAAACCCTGCGCAGACTTGCCGACCGTGTCGACGTTCCAGAGGTGCGGTTTTTCAGTGTTGCCACGCATCTTCAGTCCGAGACGGGCGGCAACCTTGTCGAAACAATCGAACACCTGGCCGAGCAGTTGCGCGAGCGCCTGAAGCTAAAGAAGAAGATACGCGCCCTGTCCGCAGAAGCGCGTGCGTCGGCCATGATCCTTGGTGCGCTGCCCTTTGCGATTGCGGCGGTGCTGTTTGCCATAAACGCCGATTATCTGCTGCCGCTGGTTCAGGATGCGCGTGGCCGCGCAATGACGGGGCTGGGATTGGCCAGTCTGGCAGCGGGCATGCTTGTTCTGTTCAGGATGGGGCGGCTTGATGTTTGA